The Gossypium hirsutum isolate 1008001.06 chromosome D06, Gossypium_hirsutum_v2.1, whole genome shotgun sequence genome contains the following window.
AACCAAACTAAAAAGCATGATCACAATTTTATTTGAATATAGAAGGATATCAAAAAAATTATAGAGAACAAGATCTCAAAACATCCTGACAAAGCAAATTCCAAGCACCAGCAGGAGGGGAAACAAAAATTTGCAGCTCGAAACCTATGTTAAACCCCTGTTTTGCCAGCCACTTGATTCGCACTTCAAGGGAGATGGACAATGCAAATATCACAACCACGTCCGCACAGTTCTAATATATTTCTAACCAATGCCAAGTTATCAGAAGCAGCCTGGTCATCATTCAACAGCTGGAATCGTCACATTCCATCACGGGCTACACCAATTCAGttaagaaaattacaaaaatatttttttataaataaaattagttatattattCAAGAGTaacttaatctttttatttaatccaTTAACTGCCAGacatatagaaaaataaaacaactacaaaaactatatataataatagaaacagACAATGACTTTTGgagttaaaaggaaaaaaaatctaaCCCTTGGCTGGTGATGTTGCTGATGCTTCAAGAGCCAGCCTAGAGGAGCTAGCTGGTGCAGCCTACAAGATTCAAATATCAGAAACAATTAACTTATGTCCATAATGGAATCTTGAAACCAAAGAAATAACGAGAGATAAAGGAGAACATATAGTTCGAAAAACATgcaggaaaaaaaagaagaaataattaataattacaaacacaaaaataaacAGTTAAGAAAACTCTACTGAAACTTTTATTATAAAAGCAAACtaattttaaatcattatatataattattcaaacaataaaatatttaattcataGCATAATAGCATATTACGCATTATGCAATGATGATTCAATAAATTAATGCTTGTACAATTATATTCATGAGCAGACAGACGTACAGGTAGTGGTGCTAGAGGTCTCTGGTGTAGCTGTGGAGGTGGTGAGCGACACTTAATGCTAGGGGCTTTCTTTTTTAAGAAATAAGAACAGATAGGGAAGGAAATTAGGGAttgggaaggggaaggggaaggggaaggggaaggggaatgATCGAATAAGGGATTGGGTCTGGGAGGGAATAGGGTAgaaaaatttaagttataaaataaagCTGGGTTCGGATCTGAAAAACTTTGCTTCAAGTCTgatctattttttaaatggatATTATTTTTAAGTCTAAACTTATTTTTTCAGAACTATATTTCTGAAAAAAAATGTGTGCTTCCTTTTACCTCGATTGATGGGGGAATCAGATATAAAAGACtatataaataacaataatatcgAGTGAAATATGCGAGCATAAtagtttttttatggtttttgacTATTGTCCATATATTTATAGTATAATTAAATAATCTTAAATCCGTAAAGAACCAAAGTAGTTAACTAATTtacaagtaaaagaaaagaataatttttactttaataaagaAAGCAAAATATTATTCTTGTAGAAATGATTtactttgtttgatttttttataacatataaattttacattGTACTTAATTGTcttttcctttaaaatttttttttagtgtATGACACGTCtgatgtattaaaatttttttaacaatgatGTAAAAATTAAGACTAAAGGATCTTAAAAAACCcctgaattttttcaaaaaataattaagcgcttatacttttttttattcgaTTAAGCTATTGAatgcattttaatttattaaatcattCAACCGTTAAAGTTAACAGCCAATTATTAAAGAGTAACAATAACTAAGATTGTGCTATGCAACggaatatgatattttatattaaaaaaataaatatatatacaaataatacaaatatatacaaatttaaaatattaaaaatttataaaaacatataaaagtacaaaataatataaaaacatattataaatgaaataaaatatataagctataaaaattattaaaaatttcaaaaaaagcattaataattattaaaataacaaaaagtatGATGTTAATCattattaaaattacaaaaaataaaaattgtaaaattatgaaaaatatttaaaaatatagaaaattattaaaattgttaataaaatttaaaaaatattataaaaagcataaaattgttaataaaaatatttaaaatgattaagttattattataaataatgtcattttttattatttttcaagttaAACCCATCAACAATCTAAtttgcaaataaaagaaaagaacaatttttactttttatttaattgtgttTTCTTTCATGAAATTccgtattttttttaattgatattttttcgGATCAAATTCTTTAAGTATATCGTACGCTTGATGCATTAAATTTTTTAAccatgaaaaaatatttaaaatatagaaaattattaaaattgttaataaaatatacaaaatattataaaaagtataaaattgttaataaaatatttaaaataattaagttagtTCATAAATAATGAcactttttttttactatttttcaagtttattttattatttatgttctAGGTTCGTGATTGCCTCTCTCTCAATAATATTGTCTTCGAGGTTTAAACCTACGTTCTTCGATTAAGAATGCAATGTGTATTATCAATGCTGTTGACATCATTTTTTggataaaaacggggtcgacttggattttgaaaatgaaaacaaaaaaatgggaGTTGCCACAaatcctttttaatgaggtgtgattggatcacctcgaaaagtttttaataaaagatttgattttattaaaacaacgattttggtccacaaaatccagaaaaacgggtttgggagtcagttacgttcgaggaaggattaacaccctcgtaacgcccaaaaattggtacctagttgattagttaatgtcttaatgtcaaaaatagaaattttgaagaattttaaagaTACGATTCCTGTATAAAAAAACTTGTATAATTTTAGGGAGAAAAGCATAttttcacattattcgagaaaaAGAATCAAATTCCGTAAATTAAGACACAATATCTATAATTCCCGATACAAGAATAAATGCctaaaaaaacaattatttattttaaaagagttCGATTATCTCGAGTTTAAAAAGGGTCATGTCCCGtgagttagaacacgatcttttgtTAATTCCCGGGAGCATTTAAAAACTTTGTTTGAAATGATTcgcgtatttagatttattgtgaaaatcgaaacccagtaagttagggcacgattttcttaAATCTAAATGCAAAATACTGCCTttgttattttttagaaaaaaaatcttcATATCgggaaaacaacgtgtcatatccaatacgttaggacacaacgtattgaattcccgataatgagctttttatctttttaaaagggTAATCtcaattatttagattcaacgaagaaaatcggaacccaatacgttagggctcgattatctcaaagatcccaaataccgagtattacttatatttttaaaaactctcttttgaaatcgaaataaaaaatgaGTGTAATGgaatgatgatgataatgtaagcaaaataatcacgagcaaaacaaaatataaataagtaataaGACTAATATAAAAACAATCGTGCAGGCATCATGACAAATACTAAATAGACAAAACTAAAGCAAGATAAAATAACAATAACAGAtatgtacataaataaataaatgaaggaaataaataaaagatatatatatatataaattataaaatatgaaaatataagtatttacacacacatatatatataaatagattataaaatataaaaatatataaaatataagtatgtacattatatatataaataaattatgaaaatatgtacgtgtataaatatatatatcatagaaatgtgtatatatatatgtatataacaaaatttgagattaaaaagataaaaatgagtaaataataatcaataataataatacaagatTAATGGATATTTAAacttagataaataaataaaatagaaatacaatagcaataataatacaaaactaataatataataatataatactgagtaataaatataaaaatattataataactaagttaattaacaaaataacaaaaaaggactaatttaaattctaaaacaaagatttggggcaaaattaaaaataaaataaaaagaaggaCCAATCTTAACATGCTAATAACATGGAGGGGCTGAACAGGTAATTTTCCTTTTCTCCCAAAACGCACAATTtcattaaggaccaaattgaaaacgcAACAAATTATGGgggtcaaattaaaaaataaaaatacttgatTAAAAAGCCTAAAAAAATCGGAAGGGCTAAAGGTGGAATTAGCCTTTccaacgaaaacacgcggatctggcctgaagcgggtcgggtcggatagccttaaaacgacgccgttttttgtttttgtttttttttatatttttgtgttaaaaaagaaaaaaatagacttgtaaaaacaataataacagtatgtaaaagaaaagaaaaaagaaaactgagCAGATGTTCAACCCTTTTTTATTTCTCCAATATTCATGAAAAAAAGAGATTTACAATCGGTTTTtgcttggcttttatagccattttacaagTTTTTTTATTTGCTTGCTTGCTGCTGTTTCTTTGCgtgttttcttctaattgcaggtggagcaggtggcgTTGCAGGCGGTGGTGGCAGAGTTGGTGATGGCAGAGGGTAGGTGGTGCGGCGCCAGAGATTAGGAGGATAGGgtttctttttttgtttaggtTGTGGGCTGTTAGGGTTAGATTTAGGTGGGTTGGAATTTGGGTCTTTATTGGGCCATCTGATTTgggtttatttgttttattttctctggtgggccgggtaaatttgggcttctacaaatGCAATATGCAATTGTTTTCGGCTTATCGATTTAATTGGTTTCCAATTAGATTCTTGccgttaataaaaaaaattaattaaatattttcttctttAATCATATTAATTGTTAAACTCAATTGATGGACCAATTAGATATATAAGAATAAATAGATAACAATTTCATATGATTGTGGACTGTTGTCCATGTATCATGGCATGATGAAGACCCATCTAAAGTAATTGCCTAATTTGCAAGAAAAGAACAAAATTATGATGAAGACTCATCCAAAGTAATTGCCTAATTTGcaagaaaagaacaaaatttactttaataaagAAAGCAAAGAATTATTCTTGTAGAAATGCTTTACTTTTTGCGGAATTTTTATGACATATAAACTTTACTTTTAGTTTAATTGCCTTTTCTTTTAAGAAAGTTTATGTTTTCGGATCAAATTCTTTGAGTATAACAtatgcattgaaattttttaactaTGATGTAAAAATTAAGGCTAAAGGGTCTTTAAAGTCCCTcaagtttttccaaaaaaaaaccaattaagtCCTTATATACATTTTTTTGCATTCAATCGAGCTAttgaactttaaaatatttaaaaatatagaaaattattaaaattgttaataaaataatcaaGTTATTATCATAAataatgacatatttttatactaattttcaAGTGCGTTTTATCCTTTGTTCTGGGTTTATGACTATCTCTATCAATAATGTCATCTTGAAGGTTCAAATCTACGTTCTTCGCTTATTGGTATGATATACTTAGACTACTAATTGTAATTATATAGAATGATTGGATTTACATTTAACTTACTATGtggataattatttaatttggattatttagatgtaataaacaaaattgaaatttgaaaaagaagaaaagaaatcatGAGTGGTAACTATTTCTTAATTAGCAAAAGTAAAATAGtttgtttaaatattaaaaaatgattgATATGAAAGAGAAGATAGTTGGCATCTTTTTTATTACCAACTCAttttcattttaccattttactatAACTAATCTTCTTTCTACTTTCAATTAACCAAACCATAACGCTTCAATCCAATTTAAagacatatatatttattaaatatgaattgcaATGGCTTCAGGTTGATGTTTCAAAGCATTTAAACCATTctaattttctttatttacttGCTACGACTTTGCAGGCAACTATTTTTCACTCATTCCtttcttctttgttttattcATCCTGTGTCTTTCATTCATTGCTATCATCTccttcatatttttcatttctcACAAACACACTAATTAATGGAGATGAAGAACGAGAATGAGAGTGTGAGTGAGGGTGAGAGTGAGAGTGAGATTAAGAATGAGAGTGTGAGTGAGAATGAGAGTGTGAGTGAGATTGAGAATGAGAGTGAGAGTGAGAGTGAGAGTGTGAGCGAGAATGAGAATGAGAGTGTGAGTGTGAGTGAGAGTGTGAGCGAGAATGAGAATGAGAGTCACGACAATTCGGTGCAACAAATTCAGCATCCTTTTCATCAGGAACATCCATTGGTGTTAGTGGAAGAGCAAAGCAATGAAGGTCTCAAAGCTTACTGTAATGGATGTGGGGAACTGCTTTCAGCTCCATGCTTCACTTGTATTCATTGCAATTATCACCTTCACAAGCAATGTGCAGAGGCACCCCTTGAAATTCCTAATCACCCTCTCCATCCCAAGCACTCaaacaaaggttttttttttcaacaaaGGCCATATCATAATGATTACTGGCTATATGGTTGTGCATTATGCAAGGAAAAACGTAAcatgtttttttatcaatgtcTTTCTTGTTGGTTTTCCATTGACGTCAAATGTGCTCAATTATCTTCTTCATTTAAGTTTACCAAACCGTCCAAACATGACATCCACGAACATCCATTGACCTTCATAGAAAGTCCCATGGCCATAGATGTACTCAAAAGATTAAGCTGCTCCTGGTGTCATGAACCTTTGACAAATGCTATATATCTTTACCCTGACTGTCCATTTTTTATCCTTCATAAGAAATGTCTTGATGAGTTACCTACTAAACTTAATCACCCTTCCTATCACATACACCCTATTTTTCTTAACTGTAGTGACAGTGGTTGTTTTTGCAACCTATGCCAAAAGCATCATTCTGGACCTTTTTATGGTTGCACTCTTTGCCATTTTAACATCAATATTGGATGTGCTCTTCCAATGTCCATTGTTGAAGGTAAAAGCCACCATCAACACCCATTCACATTATTTCGAAGACGAGGTTCATCCATTTGTGATGCATGTGGCACTGAGGGAAATTCTATTTCTTATATATGTTCTACGTGCAACGTCATGGTCCATAAGAAATGCACTTCACTCCCACGTGTTATAAAATTTTCTAGACATGATCACTGcatttttcacaaatattttCTTGAAGATCTTACAAGGCAAGATTGCAAGATTTGTTTCAAAGAAGTGAGACTAGAGCGTGGGAGTTACTCTTGTGAGAAGCTAGGTTGCAATTACGTTGTCCATGTGAATTGTGTCTTAGAGGATGATAAGTTGTACGAGGTAATTGAGGACGAAAAGCAATGTGAGGAACTTTATGAAAAATCTATACAGTCTTCCATCATTCGTGTTATTGAGTTGAATGAAGCTGGGGAAGCTGCAAAGATTGAACATTTGAGTCATTAACATTGCTTGGTGTTAGCAGACAAGATGGAGGaggaaattgatagaaaatgtgaTGGGTGCATGCTACCTATCtcaaatattttctattattgttcAGAATGCCCCTTTTTTCTTCATAAAACCTGTGCTGAATTGCCAAGATTCAAGCAACATTGGTTTCGTCAAAGCAATGGCACCCTCAATTTCAACAGCTTCAAGTACTGTGGCTTTTGCGATCGACATTGTAGTGGTTTCTTCTACTATATTAGAGGTTGGGAGATGTGCTTAAGGTGTGCTAAAGTTGCTGATATCATTGAATGTGAAGCACACCaacactttctcttttttttatttcaaatacaGGGAGAAATGTAATGGTTGTGGCGCTAATATCAACAAAGGTGCATTTAGATGTGGAAAGTGCGGATTTGCTTTGGATTTTGGATGCTTAACATTACCACATTCAGCTCTTCACAAAATTGATGAACACTGCAGGCTAAAGCTTACTTATCATGATGATAAGGAGTAAAGTTATTGTGATATTTGTGAGCAATATAGAGATCCAAGCCTTTGGTATTATTCTTTTTCAATCTGTGATACTTTTGCTCATATCAAATGTGTTCTTGGACAATTTCCATTTCTCAAAGATGAGGTCACATTTCCTTCTCGTTATCACAATCATCATCATGATCTTAAATTTTTTAGGAAGGTCAAGGGCTACCCTGAATGCTCTCATTGTGGAAAGCTTTGCCAAGGAGAAATTCTCAAGTGTAAAAAGTCTGCATGCAATTATATCATCCACTGCAAATAGTGTTAAGGTGACTAAGCCTAAAGCTTTGTGGTAATTACTCTAAatgattaaaaaatcaattttcaatcATCAATGttgttgattattattatttcatgattttgtttTCATTACCAACATCGGTTCTAATTGTGTTCATGGTTGTAGATGtgatttattcaaataaaaagcGCTAAAGGATTTATTTGATCAAAGGAGTTCACAAAGGATTTGGCATTTCATTCCTACTTCTTTGATGAAAGGATGCTCGAATTCCAAGTGTGATTTGGTTTCATTGTTACTTTGTTTAAGATTGATTTGGGTTTGTATGATTTGATTTCAATATTACTTTGGGATTCATCTATGATTTGTTTGGGTTTGTAAGatttgaattatttcttatttaaattatattaattaatttaaatattctcAACAGTATTGATTTATGGGTTTTAGAAGCCACCAATTTCTAGAATGGACTTCTTACTTTTCAGTTTGGGTTGTGGAACCCATAATTTAAACAGACACAATAAtccataattctaaaaaattaatactaATGACATTTATTTTTTTCGAATGTTTCAAAAAACAAAATACCCTTTTCTTTTGAACaaacaaaaaagaataaaaaacgaAACTGTCTAATAATTGTGCTTAGAGCAATTCACGCCTAATAGATTAGGATTTTATTCAATTAGGAAcgtatcataaaaaaaattcctgGTCGGGTCAATAAGATCATGAAAAGCATTTCgatttatttatctcttattttACACAGAATGGATTTACCTAGACCAATACACGATTTCCTTTTAGTTTTTTTGGGATCGGGTCTTATATTAGGAGGCCTGGGGAAAATATTTTCTTTCCCAATTTTAAACTGAAAATTGCTTGAAAGTATACATAAAAAGAGATGAGAAGAATCTTGTTTCACTAGGTAATTTAAATGAATATAAATACCAAACTTTATTATATACAATGTAGAGTTGTAATGTTTTaggataaatttatcatttaataaaaaacatGAATGTGGTAGGGAGTTgactacatgtaacaccccaaacccggcctaaacgatATGGCTGAATCTGACGACTTAACATGGTAGTACTTTTCGAAAAATATGTCGTCGCTAAATCctcttttctatttaaccatttttttattatcttatgttaACTTAAAATCGTGTCTTGcattttcaaaacattattcatttacaaatcgttattcaatttcaaaacactttttatttttattgcagaagcttttaaacagtttgcTTATTCGTggaattttttataaaacattaatttcatttgaaaactcgagttttacctaacattagcagatttaaatcataaaaccgtataaaatctaaaatttaaacgAAAATTCATAAATGCCATAATTACAAcaaaatactcccaaataaaagtaaaatcacaAATAGGAAGTAAACAGTGTAAAAAAAGTCGTGTGGACGCCACTAGTTCTCTGCTATCCCGATCCGTCTATATttggggattacttgtacagataAACAAAAAGTgatgagtttacgtaaactcagtgtgtaattcccaTACAAATGAACAGACAGTAAACAAATAATTACTGTATAAGCCCAATTTTACCCGGGCCTGGCAACCAACCTAAACAgtccattttacaaaaaaaataaacccaaacATAAAACCCAAAAACCTAAAACCCATTTACAAAAATAGGCCCAAACATGGGCCAAACCCAGTgaaaactagggtttcagaaccCTAGGCTCTACCACCACCCTAGTACCGCACCCTCACTTGCCTCTGCTACCGCCGTTCGTCATGTCCCATCCGCACCTGCTCTCTATCTCTGCAACCCGCCACCGTCACTTGCAAACACGCAACCAAGAAAAGCAGAAACAAACCACAAAAACAGTAGCAAAAATAGGggatttgcttttattttttctcCTCTTTCTCTCGGCTATAAAGTCGAATATGCTGTAAGGGAACGGGGCATTTTTTTCGGACATCaacaataaaaatatagagatttcCATTATAGAATGTGATTTTGTTGAATGTTTtagtcattttatattttaaaataaataaataaaacaaaatggggTTAGAGGCGTACCTGCGGCCAGGCCATGCGCCACTATCGGAGGATTCCTCCATTCTCCAAGGCTGTGTAAACCTTTTAGGGTTTCGTCGGAGTCGGGGCCAAAGGACGGCGGAGGCCGATAggccatttttcttttcttccatttttgTTTCAAGAGTACCCAAATCgggtttattttgttaaaaaaaaaggaaattctGAACTCTTCCATCTCAGTTCTGCGCCTTTCCAAGCTTGATGTTCCTAGAGCGGTTCGCTCTGCACCATGGAGTGTGCTGCTTTTTGGTGGACGGTGACCAGTATAGGTGGTTCGCCATTCTCTCTTCTCCTGTACGACCTTTTTTTCAGTCAATGAGACTGTAACTTAATGGTAAGATTGGAGCCTTAATAACTTTGAGATTTATGTTCTATTCTCATCTTGTATAAAATTATGGGTTGTCCTCAATCTTTATTTTGAATAGTTAGTTAATTagagttaaattaattattgagaACTCAGATCAGTgcttataataacataaaaaaatattgctGACTTTTCCCTAACGAAAATACTATATCTGTTTAAAGTTGAATGTAGGAGTATGAACACATTATTTTGTAAAAGAAACAACTTTGGTTTGAATGGCAAGAATACTTTTTCATTGCTTTGCATTACAAATAAATATAAGTGTTTAACTAGGTGTTTGAGATAGAATACAACAGTGGGTTGAAtctttcaaattattcaaaaaataaacaaatccaATCCTAACTGATTTGAATTGAAAACAAGAAACAAGCCATGTCAACTAGGTGAGGAAGTTGACGTGGATTGAGTCAGTTGCTTAACACCCCCCCCACAAACGGATGGGGGGAAGAACCAGCAGTTTGTCTTTCATCAACAAGAAATGTGATTTTGACAGTGGCTTAGTGAGAGCATCAGCCAATTGATCCACAGTGGGTATGTAGGAAACGACAAGATGTTTCTGCCGAACCTGATCTCGAACAAAGTGGAAATCGAGCTCAAGATGCTTTGAGCGATAATGAAAAACTGGATTTGTAGCCAAGTATGTAGCAGCCACGTTGTCACACCATATCCGAGGAGTAGACGGCAGAGGATGCCGCAGCTCACGAAGTAGACAACAAAGCCAGTATAACTCAGAGGCAGTTGTAGCAAGCGCTCGGTATTCAGAGTCAGTGCTGGAACGAGCAACGGTCTTCTGTTTCTTTGAGCACCAAGAAACAAGATTGGCACCGTGATAAATAACATAAGCCGAGGTACTCTTTCGATCAAGTTTGTCTCCACCCCAATCGGCATCAGAGTAGGCAGTTAAAGCATTCGAATTAGATCGACGGAACACAATACCATGATCAAGAGTTCCCCGTAAGTAACGAAGAATGCGCTTAACTGCTTGCCAATGATGAACAGAAGGTGAATGCATCTATTGAGCCATTTTATTGACAGCCTGCGAGATATCCGGACGAGTGAGAGCCAAGTATTGTAAAGCACCAACAATTTGTCGATACAGTGTCGGATCCTCAAATGTAGTAGAGGAAGCAACCAAGTCAGCTTGTGGAGTCGACGGGGTTGCAACACTCGAAGCCTCATGCATATTAGCACGATGCAAAATGTCCAAAATATACTTTGTTTGAGTGAGCTGCAGACCATTTGAATGCCAAGCAACCTCGATGCTAAGAAAAAAAGATATAGGTCTCAAATTTTTTAGTGCAATCAACTGTCCAAGAAGATTAGTGAACCGTTGTAGAAGAGATGGGGAAGAACCCGTCAGTTCCAAATCGTCAACATATACCAAACAGTAGGCTGTGTCACCACcggtcaaataaataaatagcgaACTATCCGCCTTAGAGCCGTAAAAACCAAGCTTCTGAAGTGCACCAGCAAGACAAAAGTACCAAGCACGAGGCACTTGTTTTAAACCATAAAGGGACTTCTTGAGAGCACAGACATGAGTCGGTTTTGTTGGATCAATAAAACCCTGAGGTTGCTCTATAAAGACAGGCTCGTCAAATGCACTATGGAGAAAAGCATTGGAGACATCAAGTTGTCGAATGGGCTAGGAATTCGTCACAGCAATTGACAAAACAAGACGAATCGTAGCCAGTTTGATAACCGGACTAAAAGTCTCAACATAATCAATACTTGGGCGTTGATAGAATCCCTTAGCAACGAGGCGAGCCCGATAGTGATCGATCGAGCCATCAGCTTTGACTTTATTCTGATACACCCACTTACAACCGATAATATCGAGGGCCTGTCATCACTGTCTTTGAACAGAAAAACCTGTTCATCAAAGATAACATGTCGtgagtaaaaaaatatattggtGGATAACGATAAACATTTATAACCTTTATGACGAATACTATAACCAAGAAAGACATATTTTGTAGAACAATGCTCTAATTTATTCTTTATATACGGGCGAAGCCAAGGATAGCAACAACAACCGAAAACACGAAGAAAATTATATTCCGAGTTTCGTTGAAAAATAACTTGATATGGGGATTTATGGTTGAGTTTTGGGGTTGGCAAACGATTTATGGTATAGACAGCAGCAGCAAAGGCATGATCCCAATATTTAGGTGGTACTTTGGAATGATGTAAGAGTGCTCGGCCAATTTCAGTAATATGTCGATGTTTTCTTTCAGCGCAGCCATTTTGTTCAGGGGTGTATGGGCATGAACTGTGCTATAAGA
Protein-coding sequences here:
- the LOC107902144 gene encoding uncharacterized protein; the protein is MEMKNENESVSEGESESEIKNESVSENESVSEIENESESESESVSENENESVSVSESVSENENESHDNSVQQIQHPFHQEHPLVLVEEQSNEGLKAYCNGCGELLSAPCFTCIHCNYHLHKQCAEAPLEIPNHPLHPKHSNKDLTRQDCKICFKEVRLERGSYSCEKLGCNYVVHVNCVLEDDKLYEVIEDEKQCEELYEKSIQSSIIRVIELNEAGEAAKIEHLSH